The DNA sequence GATAATCCTCTGGAGCTGGCCCTCCCCAGCTGTCGCCATGGTCCTGCTCACTCCCTGGCAACCGGGTCAAGAGGTCATGTGTGGTCTGCTAGtgaagaatagaatagaataaaatcataaaaagtTATTTATGTTCAAAGTTATACAAGcacagcttcaaattcttcataaattcacaaattaaaaaaaaaaaaagacattaaccTCAAATCAGACAGTTACTAAAGGTAAATTAATGCCTCTTTCACTAAAAAACGAGACCATCAAATCATAGGAACGAGATAATGACTTGATAAGACGTCACCATTCTAATCGCATCAATGGCTACAAGCAGGAGAGTGAATtgattgctttttattttcatcttggAATTGTGAATTGCGCTAATGTATCTCAGACTCACTACATCTCACGACTTAATTATCTCGTTACCACGACGTTGTGAAGAAGTTGTGAAAAAGTCGCGGAGGAGTCGTGAAGAAGTCGTGAAGAAGTCGCGAAGAAGTCGTGGAGGAGTCATGAAGGAGTCGTGAAGAAGTCATGGAGAAGTCGTGGAGGAGTCGTGGAGAAGTCGTGGAGAAGTCGTGAAGGAGTCGTGAAGGAGTCACGGAAGAGTAGTGGTGAAGTGGTCGTGAAGAAGTCATGGAGAAGTCATGGAGAAGTCGTGGAGGAGTTGTGGAGGAGTCGTGAAGAAGTCACGGAGGAGTAGTGGTGAAGTGGTCGTGAAGTAGTCGTGAAGAAGTCATGGAGAAGTCATGGAGAAGTCGTGGACACGCTTTATTATTGGTATGAAGAAGGGATGTCATAGAGGGGCGTTAGATCTGACAATAAATTAATCTCGTAAATTAATCGCTGGcaattttctaaatgttttgaaatgtcaGCTTTTACACAACAGTTTCACACAACTCGGAAATTGTGTATTTACTTATCAAAATACGACTtgggtgtttttatttatttatttagctttttggttgctgaattattaaaaaatagcGAATATTTCTGCTTGATAGTGTACGATGAAATTAATGTGCCAACATTTACCTGTATTCAAAACAACAccactgaaacacaaaaaacaaaaacactgaaacacacaaacactgaaatacaaacacacaaacactgaaacacacagacactgaaactgaaacactaAGTGTTAGTTAACAgtttaacaaataataattccTGAAGAGGTTTATCAACTAGATACAAACTACACCTTAAACCACTGTAAGGGAAAAATCCGCTTATTTAAAGGTTAAAATCAAAGCTTCATAAACTTGAACATACTTTTGGAGATCTTGAGCCTTTCCGATGTTTACATGGGTGAACAAACCTGCTAGTCTTGTCAAACTGTGTGATTGACAGGTCAAAGATTGGCACATAAATGTCTAAAAGCAAACATTATTGAACATTTAGGAGTGAAGTCTTGTGTAACGttttacaatgtttaaaaacGTTTTCTCCATGAGTGAAAAGTCTAGAAAATACCGTGGAAATACTGACATGTTTCTTAGTCCCAAGttgaagccccgcccactgagGCCTCTCAACCAATAGGAAAGGAAGCATTCTTAGTTGCACTGAAGAGACATCATGTGACAGCTGAACCCGGGAaagggttgttgttgttgttgttgttgttgttgttttagcaCCATTACAAGAAACAACAAGAAGTTTCACAAACCTGGCGCAACTGCAACAATACAACAATCAAAATACAAAGTTGCACAATGGGaggaattaaaaatgataaaattattgaaataaaacaatgaaataaaaattcaaatagcTCTCTTGGAGTCTTCAAAAACTTTAAATTCAGAAATCAAATATCTAAGCTTTTtggcattttttcttttcacagtcttaagctgttgttattattattattattattattattattattattattattattattattattactattattattattattattattattattgttgttgttgttgttgttgttgttattgtttagggattttttttcttctaactgTAGGAAATTccaaaatattcagaaatttATCCCACTTTGGTAATAACAAAATTTCCAAAAAGCAATTTTAGCTGCACCTTTTGTCaactaattttattttgacattataTGATGTAATGCTACTTCTCATATTAAGTCACTGAGTACATAGTAAATATTAGTGTTTTAATGGgtacacattttttccacaataatacacaaatttGATCTTTTCTTAACAAAttgtttttacaaataaatattcttaGATTGGTAAGTAACACGAAAAGGCTAAACTCTTCaaattattgatattattattaatgtcacagtgttttttttaaaaattattttataaattttgtttAGTTATGCATTTGTTTATAGCCTGTATTTCTGTCAtccttttcctgttttctgcTGTTTGTAACTTACTGACTCAAagtccagggtcctgggttcgattcggagctctggttactgtctgcgTGGAGTTTCACATCTTCTCCCTGGGcccacgtgggtttcctctgggttctctggtttccttctagcttccaaaaacatggccaccctAAATTACCCGTAGGTTattgtaagtgttttattcatcttatactacagcaatttgccaacaattaaaatgtttaatgattcaagaacaacacattgtactttttatccctttatatttacattcacattacatTCGTGAGATAtctttgttcctgttatcacttataacagctataaacagtcgttttctcaccagcctcattttttttctctctctctcttgaagtaactaagacaaaaaatgcatcttttcaTGTTTATGAGGAAGTGGAATGCACAAAAGCCTCTGTCCCGATCACTTTGATGGAAAACTTCCTGAATGTTACAaaatgctaacactggagactaaTATAcaacttgattttattttcatagagTGGAAAAAAACCCACTCATTTtggtttaacatatttaacttcctgaattaataataaaatcatatatGGTCAGCTGGGCTGACGCTAGGGGAGGGACCATGATAGCACAGATTCGGCATAAAAACCCAGTCAGGTGTTGTTCAGGTCAGTTTGCTGGATTTTTGCTACctaaggtttttcttttttgtttgtttgttttttgttttgtttttgttttttttgtttttgtttttttcagtttttcaattGGTCAACCTTCAGAATAAGAGTTTCTTCCAAACTATAAAGGAGCTActtcatataatttttttttccattggaGTTACAAGGAAGATTTCATTCTTTGAGCCAAACTGGAGCAATAATTACAGACACGAAATGGGTATATTACGTTATTTTAATAGTTATTACTGGCAATTTCATATGCATAAGATCAGCTGTAATTTAACACACTTGAAGCATTGTGTCAATTCACAGATGATTAAATGTAACAGGGTTTCTATCAGAACAATAAGTTCCTTTTTTATGCATGAATAGCTTATTGTAACAGATTTAGCCATTAGGGAAACAAAACAGAGAGATGTTTATGAGATAgtgatacatttaaaatgtaaaattaataatgtttttgctTTCCAGAAAACTATATGACAtatgattatattaatataagcGACATTGAAGAGGGTTTGTGTCGCAAAGAAGCTGTGGCAAAAGTTGGATCCATCGTTGTCCCATTATTCTTCAGCATCGTGGTCTTGCTCAGTCTCATTGGTAACCTTTTGGTTCTTGTGATTCTTGGGATATATGAGAATCTCAAATCATTGACCAATGTCTTCATACTGAACTTGGCcgtgtcagacctgctgttcaCTGTCGGACTGCCGTTCTGGGCTTGTTACTACATCTGGGGTTGGACTCTCGGAGACCCAGCATGCAAAGCTGTCAACTTTTTCTTCTACGCTGGGTTTTACAGCAGCATCGTGTTTCTGGTGCTGATGACCATTCAGCGCTACATGGCCGTGGTGCACCCTCTCTCGGACTGGGAAAGAGGACAGGGTTTTGCACTAATCCCCATCATCGCTTGGGTGGTGAGCATCGCAGCGGCGTTGCCAGCCCCACTCTACAGCTCAGTCCAGGATGACCCAGAAGACTCCCTAAAACATTACTGTGAGCATAATATCACTGCTGCATATTTGACCATTACATACGAacagaactgtttttttgtctgcGCCTTTTTGATCATGGGTTTTTGCTATGTAAGAATTCTGCAGACCATCTTCAAGACGCGAACGAACAAGAGACACCGTTCTATCAGACTCGTCTTCTGCATTGTAGTCGTGTTCTATTTTGGTTGGGCTCCTTATAACCTGGTGATTTTTCTGCAAACCTTTACTCACCATGGGATTGAGTTTTTTACACGCTGTAATGTCACACATCATCTTGACTACACCGAATACGTCTGTAAGCTTCTGGCATTTTCACACTGCTGCCTTAATCCcgtgttttatgtttttgttggTGTGAAATTCAGGAATCATCTAAAGGGGATTCTGCAGAAGATTTTTCAAACCCCACCGATCGTGGACATGCAACACACACGAACTGGCACCATTCAGTCCATGTGCTCAAACAGCAACAACTGCAGAAGCAATTCCACAACTATCTGAGTCAGTGTAAATACATGCATGAGTGATGTAAGTGATTTATCCGATGCTTAAATAGGTGGAGgttgaggctttttttttttttttaaataaagatataaagatgtaacatatactgtactttttaaaaataatattaaaagtagATGTCTGGAGATTTTTCCTTAACTAAATGCAAATTTGAGATTTTATTTGATCCAGAACGACCATTAATTGCTTTTGAGAAGACCTAAGTTCATTGGTGCCTTATATAAAACCCCACAATCTCTTTCAAACGGTATTATAACGTTGTCTGGAGGAACATCATAAACATGCATAACTGGACATTAAAGGCATCTGATATAGTTTTGAGTGTACATTTCCATTGTGGACATCAAGTGAATGTGCTGTGTTTAGAGAACTCAGACTCCCCATTAGCAAACAAATGGACATAGTTCTTTTTCAAAAGTGATTCAAACTCAAGTCTATACTGGTAGCACATCCTACAGGATTATTCATGAAACCAAATTGCTTAgaattttgtttcattaaactacattttcattgttttcatcACAGCATTTTTTGTAAGCAGTAACTTTTAAcaggcaaaaataaaaccacatacGTACGCATTCAGGGAAACATTTAGGAGCAACTGTTATTAGCTGAATGGTAATTAGCTGAGCTCTTTACCACCAGTTCCCCTGTTGGTCTGATATAAAGGTTAAACCACATGATGACACGTTCGTTGATGTCTTCATTGGTAATTTGGAAGGTAACTGGGTTCTTTCTTACTATATTtttcacacatatatatgttataCTTCTATGAAAGAGAGAACTGTACTCTCTATTTGTGCATAAGGAATACATGTAGGTGTAgttgtgaaatgttttataagCTAATCTTATGTTCTTTAcgtttttgcttgtttgttttgtatatattttagtttgtttaaatgtgtaatttCTAAAGCACTTTGGGCAATGCCAGCTGAGTTGAGTTTTCCtctgtaaataaatttgacttaattactaattactataATGActgatattttgtttttataaggAATTTATAATTCCTTTCTTTCTGGCTGCCATTATTCAACACAACACTTCAAATCACAATAAATCAGATAACAGCAAACCTGTGAGGTAAACAAAACCACATATGTGAGAAGGAAGTGATaatactgtttgtctttttaaactGTCATGGGTGCCTGGATTTGGAAGAAACAGAATTTGAAGTCAAAAACCAGTCATGGGTGATTGTGTGCCTTTATCAACAAATCCACTGGATTGACCGGTGACTGGATTTCTGGATTTGATACCGTATGTGGGAGCGAATGCTTAAGAATGTATGAATAAAAAGATTTTGTCATATTTAGGCTTCTGATGTAGATGTAACACTAAGTGAAAATATTATTCTCTAAAGTGTAGTCAGTACTGCACCAAATTTTTGAGTCAAAAATAAATGGGCAGGTTAGTCAGAAAGCATCCAACGGCTACCAGGCCAATCTACAAGGATCGTTACTTACCGATTTGAGAAGGTTAAAAAACACGAGTAATATCACCCATTCCAGTGGCGACAGTCATGTCTGAACACCTTCCAGTCAGTCCTGAAATGGGTAGGTTCCTCCTGACATTGTGGCGTGGAATATGAAGGTGATTCTTACCTCCTCTGGTGGTTAGGAAGGGAATAGAACGCTAGTTACATAGTTACAGGTGGGGGTGTGGTTTAGCAGGAGCCTGCAGCAGGAGTTTGAGGGAATGAGCCAATTGttgctgtttctctgtctctctctcttttggcTGGGCtggtgcgtgcgtgtgtgtgtgtgtgcgtgtgtttcagAACGTGAACTGAATGAACAGCGTCAGAGCTGCCATCAAACCTCAGTTTCCCATTGtctttttgagaaaaaaataaaagctcacACGCAATCTTTACCTGAGGCCACTGTGTTCTTGTGGTGTGTTAGCTGTCATTTGTCACACTGGTGCCAAAACCTGGGGGACAGGTCAAAGAACGACGTCACATGGACATGGAGTCCATTCCTCCATCCAGATTGTCCAGTCTCTAGCACAGATGCAGGAGCGACAGCATCAGGCTCTCGTGGGTCTGCAGCAGCATCAGGAGATCCTCTGCAAAATCGTGGACAAGCAAGCCACAGAGCAAGCTGTCATCCAGAGCCCGCTaacctcctcctcttcctctcccatGAGCTGCTTCTAAAGCTCCTTCTTCCTGGCCAGGATGACACCAAATGATGATGCCTAGGCGTACCTAGAGATGTGCCAGGGTACCACCTCAGCATGTAGATGGTTGAGGAGAGGGATTTGGCTGTGCATTCAAGCCCTCCTGACAAGTGAAGCCCAGTTGGCCACCCAAAGGCCAGCTGGATTATACAGCTGTGCAGAGAGCCATGTCTTTTGTGTTTTAcgttctgtttattattaaagtttacGTTTGAGTTCACTcggttcccgcctcctccttgcccattTTTGAAGTTTGTTACAGTATCAAGGTGATTCTCAGCATGGTGTTCGGAGAACCAGCTTTACATGCACAATTTCTGCTGAGAAATAAATACGAACACTTCCTCACACTTCCTTTTTTTGGTTAGGAGAGGGAACATAACCAGTGTAAGAACCCAATCTAAATGTTTTCAGTTCACTGTAAAGTGGCATATAGACAAAATGACTTACCTCCTCCCActtctttaatttaaatttgaaaGTTTGTCTAATTGCATGTGTTCATCTGATGTATGACGATCAAGAGTAcaagagcttcttttttttcaacaattaTTACAACAACTTTGGAGAGAAACAAATGGATTTCCAAGGTAAGTATAcactatacattttaaaatgggaACATGaagctaattattttttttttatgagttgaAGGCTATCCACCATTAACAGCATTCGGGGCACTATATAAGTTCACGATGCATTTCTTTAAAAGaagtttcatttcatatttgaGGAGATATCATAACGCAGAAACTATGAAGAAGAGAGACAAGCTATTCTGCATGTTTAACTATGCATTTTTGCTTAACATGAAACAATATGGACAGTAAATTTGACTGCATTAAGGGAAGCAGAACAGagataatgtttttaatatgtatttattaatagcgTCCTTGCTTTCCAGAAAACAATATGGAACATGAGAATATGTTCTGGAAAGATAATCTGACTGACATCAAAGATGGACTGTGTCACAAGGAAGACGTGGCAAAAGTTGGATCCATCGTTGTCCCATTATTCTTCAGCATCGTGGTCTTGCTCAGTCTCATTGGTAACATCTTGGTTCTTGTGATTCTTGCGATATATGAGAATCTCAGATTGTTGACTAACATCTTCATACTGAACTTGGCCGTGTCGGACCTGCTGTTCACTGTCGGACTGCCGTTCTGGGCTTGTTACTACATCTGGGGTTGGACTCTTGGAGATGCAGCTTGCAAAGCTGTCTGCTTCGTCTTCTACGCTGGTTTTTACAGCAGCATCGTGTTCCTGATGCTGATGACCATTCAGCGCTACATGGCCGTGGTGTACCCTCTCTCGGACTGGGAAAAAGGACAGGGTTTTGCACTAATCCCTATCCTCGGCTGGGTGGTGAGCATCGCAGTGGCATTGCCAGCCCCACTCTACAGCTCTGCAATGCCTGATCCAGCAGATGCTTCAGAACTCTACTGTGAGTATAATTCCTTTCAGGCAGACCTTGCGCTTACGTACGAACAgaactctttttttgtttgcgCCTTTTTGATCATGGGTTTTTGCTATGTAAGAATTCTGCAGACCATCTTCAAGACACGACTGAACCAGAGACACCGTACTATCAGACTCATCTTCTGCATCGTAGTCGTGTTCTATATTGGTTGGGCTCCTTATAACCTGGTGATATTTTTACAAATGTTAACCCATCTTAAGGTCAAGTTTTTCATAGACTGCGATGTCACGCATCATCTTGACTATGCTGAATATGTCAGTAAACTGCTGGCGTTTTCTCACTGCTGCCTTAATCCCGTGCTTTATGTTTTCGTTGGTGTGAAATTCAGAAATTATCTAAAGGAGATTCTGCAGAAGATTTTTCAAAGGCCACTCAACACGAGTACACCACAAACACGAACTGCTAACGCTCAGTCCCTGGGCTCCTTGTACTGATACTGCAACAACTGCAGAAGCAGTTATTGAGCTGTCTGATTCAGTGTAAATATGTTTGTAAAtgatttatgcatttatttgtgCAATTTATTTGTGTACGTTtaggcattttttaaaaatgatggaCAAACTTTATTGGATGAACATTTTGAGTCCACTGACAATGTTTCTTTGAAATGCTAATTGTGTCACAGTGTTCAAATGTGCTTAGAAGTATTTAtacacagaaatacagcaaAAGCCAGTTAAATTgcaaccttcaagattctgaagcttgtggccagaaaagtgtgcaAAAGCACTGATAAAGACCATGCAGGGGCACTTTGATATCAGGGACACCCATGGCAGCCATTTGCAGGGTTGTGATCAGAAGTGATGAACAGCATTTACTTTAAACGGTCCTTCAAAGCATATACTTTTCCCTAGGAATCCCAGATGCTTCACCTTTGGCCTACTTTACATTAAATTTCTGTCCgtgatttgaattttttaaatgtgacgTGTATATAATTCAGATACAAAACTGAAATTCtaatacttttgtcagcttccaagTTTCATAATAGTGCAGCTGTTgtatatatgctatatatatgCTAGCTAACAGGGTTAGCTTGTCCAGCGTTAGCTTCCTTTTAATTTCCAGTAAGGCCATCACGGATGTGAAAGGGTGGAACTGTGTGCAACCACAAAGCAAAGCCATGAAAGCCGAGTTCTCATTAACCGTGTGGGCTGTCAGGTGCTGCAGAGGCTTGAGCAGCTGTTTCAGCTTGAgccattttcatatttaatttctggatggtgtgtgtgcaggtgtgtgtgtaatttagaAAATAACTGTGTCACAGATGCTGTAAATTTGAGTGCTTTATCTGATCTGGTTCTGTGAACCTCTGTGAAATGTCTGGAGGGTTCACTGGTCTTGCATTTCTtgtcttttcatatttttcggtttggtaataaaaaaatgaaaaaaaaaaaaaaaaatcacaaataaagaaataatacagATTAAGGTCAAGAGTTTGAGTTGTGTCAGGGGTATGTCTTAGATATAAGAACATCATACACATGCAGAGCCAGACCTTACAGGTATGTGatgtacttttacatttacatagtGTGTATCTAAGAGACTGTGTTGTTATTAGAAAATCCACTTCCCATTTGATTAGCAACTAAATGAGCTTGGAACAAATGTGAAGCTGAAGCTATTCCTCACCTTTTATAACCAAGCAaaagttatttctttttttattgcatcCCATTTCAATTACAatcccatcttttttttttttttttttacagtttattcaaattttgatggtaataaaaagtaataaaatttatattactCCAGCCCTAGACCACAAATGGACACCGCATTGGATTAGAGACAGATGTAGCACTGCATCTGTTCCGTATCCACACAGCAGAGTAGCCTAGTGAGTTTTTTTTGCAAAATCCTGAAAATCATCTGTTCTGTGTATCTGCACCACTTAGCAAACAGTTAGCAGAGAATACTGGAGTATCAGGCCCTGTTGTAGGCCCAAAAGTTATTAACAGACATAGATCCTTTTCAGAAGTGATTCAAACTCAAGCCTATACTGGTCCTGCATCCTACGTGATTATTCCCGAAATTAAATTGCTTagaattttcatttcaaaatttcattttgattgttttcaCAACAGCATCTTTACAAGCagtaaattttaaacaaaaaagcataaaaCCACACGCTTACACATTCAGGGCAACATTTAGGAGCAAATGGAGTTAGCTGAATGGTAATTAGCTGAGCCCTGTTTACCATCACCTCCCCTTTCTGATGAAAGTTTAAACCACATGATGACACATTTGTGGATGTCTTCATTAGTACTTTGGAAGGTAACTGGGTTGTTTCTTACTATACTTTTCATATACACAGTATACCCGAAAGAGAGAACTGTACTCTTGTGCAGAAGTGTACTATTTCTGCATAAGGATTACATATACGGTAAGTGTAAGTTTGAAATGTCagttttatgttatatttatgttaatatatatttataatatatatataatatatatttatgttctttacttgttttttgtttgaattttatatatattttaatttgtttagaCGTGCCTGATTTTTACAGCACTTTGGGAAACGTCAGCTGAGTTGAGTTTTTCTCtgtaaaaaagttttatttaatcacTGCCTACTATATGAACTATTATTTTGtccttcttcatttctttttggcTGCCATTGTTCAAAATCACAGTAAATCAGAGAAACAGGAAACCTGTGAGATAAAATCCACGCAGCACACAAGAAGGAAGTGATTAATAATGTTCATCTTTTTAGACTGGATCTATATTGTATGTGAAAGTGAATGCTCAAGAATGTATGAATAAAAAGGTTTGGTCATATTTAGGTGTTTGATGTAGTTTCAAAAGCaccaatttaaaaagaaagaaagaaaaaaaaaacactttctctcTGAGCTGTAGTCAGCATTGTATTGCATTATAAGTCAAAAATAAATGGGCAAGGGTAGTCACTCTCTCCAGGTTCTTCAATCTACAGTAATtacctgctttatcctggtaagaGTTGAGGTGGATGCAAGTCCATTGCAAAGCACCATGCACGCCAAATTTTGCCCACTCATAAGGGCAATTTAGAGCTAACAATAGACCTGGCAAGTTATGGGGAAACACAGGGCTGCAGTAGATTAAATGACATGCTAAGTGGATGGGTTAATAACTAAAGCTAATAACTTAAGCGTTCTCCAATTTTTTGAACGAAACCGGGATATAATGAAGAACCAGGGTAAAATCCCCTTCTCTCTGGGATTACTCAGCACAAGTGTTTGCTCCATCTTTGGACGGTCTCACTGATAAACTCTATAAAGATAATTCTTCTAAGAACAATAGgcacacaaaacaaaagtacTAAACAGTAGTCTGTAAGCTCACATGGCCGAGAGCGTGACTAACCAACTTCCTTAACTTGTGCATTAAGTGAGAATGAAAAGTGTTAAAGCTTTCACATGGGAATGTTGCAAAGTTGCCCCTTCCAAGGTAGTAGGGTCACATCTAGTTGAACGTGTTCGGCTTCTAATtgaaagccagaggaggagatCGCCAAATGTCTTTGATCGTCGTTTGCTGTGAATGTGTTCCTCTGAAAACCACTTCTGGTTTCATTACAGAAAAACATCCAGCATAAATTTAGAAGGGGACATTTCAGCACGCATATCCAGCGAAGAACAAAGAACAAGAAGAATCtgctcatttcattttttgctaGAAGAAGTGGTATATGGAGAAAGTGActcccccccccctttttttccccacaacgCTTCGTTTATCTAACTGTACATATTTGTCTGTTGTTCTACCATCAAAATTATAGGAGCTACTTTTTTTCAGTAATCCATTTGAAGAGGAGCAAATGGATTTCGAAGGTCtgtataaacaatatttttgaaGTGGGTATataaagctatttttttaatctataggCTATGCATCATGAACTGAACTTGGAGCATTGTATAACTTCACTGGCAATGCAATTCTGGGCatttctttaaaacaataaGTTTCATTTCTTCATGTATGAGAAGATATCATAATGCAGAAACTAAGAGGAATAGAAACAACTTATTTTGCATGTTTAACAatacttttttcctttacaGATAACAATACAGAGAGTATTGAGTTTGAATATGCTGATATCAGTACTCTTATGGATCAATTGTGCCACAAAGAGGACGTAGCAAAAGTTGGATCCATCGTTGTCCCATTATTCTTCAGCATCGTGGTCTTGCTCAGTCTCATTGGTAACATCTTGGTTCTTGTGATTCTCGCATACTTTGAGAATATCAAATCATTGACCAACATCTTCATACTGAACTTGGCcgtgtcagacctgctgttcaCTGTCGGACTGCCGTTCTGGGCTTGTTACTACATCTGGGGTTGGACTCTTGGAGATGCAGCTTGCAAAGCTGTCTGCTTCGTCTTCTACGCTGGTTTTTACAGCAGCATTGTGTTCCTGATGCTGATGACCATTCAGCGCTACATGGCCGTGGTGTACCCTCTCTCGGACTGGGAAAAAGGACAGGGTTTTGCACTAATCCCTATCCTCGGCTGGGTGGTGAGCATCGCAGTGGCATTGCCAGCCCCACTCTACAGCTCTGCAATGCCTGATCCAGCAGATGCTTCAGAACTCTACTGTGAGTATAATTCCTTTCAGGCAGACCTTGCGCTTACGTACGAACAgaactctttttttgtttgcgCCTTTTTGATCATGGGTTTTTGCTATGTAAGAATTCTGCAGACCATCTTCAAGACGCGAACGAACAAGAGACACCGTACTATCAGACTCATCTTCTGCATCGTAGTCGTGTTCTATATTGGTTGGGCTCCTTATAACCTGGTGATTTTTTTACAAACGTTAACCCATCTTAAGGTCAAGTTTTTCATAGACTGCGATGTCACGCATCATCTTGACTATGCTGAATACGTCAGTAAACTGCTGGCATTTTCTCACTGCTGCCTTAATCCCGTGCTTTATGTTTTCGTTGGTGTGAAATTCAGAAATTATCTAAAGGAGATTCTGCAGAAGATTTTTCAAAGGCCACTCAACACGAGTACACCACAAACACGAACTGCTAACGCTCAGTCCCTGGGCTCCTTGTACTGATACTGCAACAACTGCAGAAGCAGTTATTGAGCTGTCTGATTcattgtaaatatgtttataaatgatttgtgcatttatttgtACAATACTGAAATAGATGTACATtaaggcatttttttaaaatgatggacAAAGATTGGGGTTCTGTGAATCCCATCAATGtactttttggtttgtttaaaaatgcagaTAAAGGTCAGGcatttcagttaatat is a window from the Pangasianodon hypophthalmus isolate fPanHyp1 chromosome 16, fPanHyp1.pri, whole genome shotgun sequence genome containing:
- the LOC113530690 gene encoding chemokine XC receptor 1-like, encoding MDFEDNNTESIEFEYADISTLMDQLCHKEDVAKVGSIVVPLFFSIVVLLSLIGNILVLVILAYFENIKSLTNIFILNLAVSDLLFTVGLPFWACYYIWGWTLGDAACKAVCFVFYAGFYSSIVFLMLMTIQRYMAVVYPLSDWEKGQGFALIPILGWVVSIAVALPAPLYSSAMPDPADASELYCEYNSFQADLALTYEQNSFFVCAFLIMGFCYVRILQTIFKTRTNKRHRTIRLIFCIVVVFYIGWAPYNLVIFLQTLTHLKVKFFIDCDVTHHLDYAEYVSKLLAFSHCCLNPVLYVFVGVKFRNYLKEILQKIFQRPLNTSTPQTRTANAQSLGSLY
- the LOC113530692 gene encoding chemokine XC receptor 1-like, translated to MENYMTYDYINISDIEEGLCRKEAVAKVGSIVVPLFFSIVVLLSLIGNLLVLVILGIYENLKSLTNVFILNLAVSDLLFTVGLPFWACYYIWGWTLGDPACKAVNFFFYAGFYSSIVFLVLMTIQRYMAVVHPLSDWERGQGFALIPIIAWVVSIAAALPAPLYSSVQDDPEDSLKHYCEHNITAAYLTITYEQNCFFVCAFLIMGFCYVRILQTIFKTRTNKRHRSIRLVFCIVVVFYFGWAPYNLVIFLQTFTHHGIEFFTRCNVTHHLDYTEYVCKLLAFSHCCLNPVFYVFVGVKFRNHLKGILQKIFQTPPIVDMQHTRTGTIQSMCSNSNNCRSNSTTI
- the LOC113530693 gene encoding chemokine XC receptor 1-like, with product MYDDQEYKSFFFFNNYYNNFGEKQMDFQENNMEHENMFWKDNLTDIKDGLCHKEDVAKVGSIVVPLFFSIVVLLSLIGNILVLVILAIYENLRLLTNIFILNLAVSDLLFTVGLPFWACYYIWGWTLGDAACKAVCFVFYAGFYSSIVFLMLMTIQRYMAVVYPLSDWEKGQGFALIPILGWVVSIAVALPAPLYSSAMPDPADASELYCEYNSFQADLALTYEQNSFFVCAFLIMGFCYVRILQTIFKTRLNQRHRTIRLIFCIVVVFYIGWAPYNLVIFLQMLTHLKVKFFIDCDVTHHLDYAEYVSKLLAFSHCCLNPVLYVFVGVKFRNYLKEILQKIFQRPLNTSTPQTRTANAQSLGSLY